The following proteins are co-located in the Silene latifolia isolate original U9 population chromosome 1, ASM4854445v1, whole genome shotgun sequence genome:
- the LOC141610401 gene encoding uncharacterized protein LOC141610401 has translation MIKRRYYRAEHAERDGASSSSSSSSDDDSDVEAQLSDHHDVHHPPLHPSISSSGYESEDSSGNEIDADTSGLITKDDDSESESDKDQLNMISSTRKKNNLTVKTKQEEQMTKQEVLPVDGNIPNCVLKSKSVFKCRLCPKIVCLNEESLTTHLKSKRHVRSEKLLNDGRLKRFLNSDGEEEEVTDDEDGETHAERHARILALAQDSSTKKSRGRQRQRQRLKKKKKDTSEVSSSAKLRDNRAKRRKKNVN, from the exons ATGATAAAGAGAAGATATTACAGAGCTGAACATGCCGAAAGAGACGGcgcatcttcatcttcttcttcttcctcagacGATGACTCTGATGTTGAAGCTCAGTTATCTGACCATCATGACGTTCATCATCCACCTCTACACCCTTCAATCTCTTCTTCTG GATATGAGAGTGAAGATAGCTCTGGAAATGAAATTGATGCTGATACATCAg GTTTAATTACAAAAGATGATGACAGTGAATCTGAGAGTGACAAAGACCAACTTAATATGATTTCTTCCACAAGGAAAAAGAATAATTTAACTGTGAAGACAAAGCAGGAAGAACAGATGACAAAGCAGGAAGTTCTTCCAGTTGATGGCAATATTCCAAACTGTGTTCTCAAATCCAAATCAGTTTTTAAGTGCAGGCTTTGTCCAAAAATTGTTTGCCTGAATGAAGAGAGTTTGACAACTCATCTGAAGTCAAAG AGACATGTTAGGTCTGAGAAGTTACTAAATGATGGAAGACTGAAGCGTTTTCTAAATAGTGATGGTGAGGAAGAAGAAGTCACTGATGATGAAGATGGTGAGACTCATGCAGAAAGACATGCAAGAATTCTTGCCTTGGCTCAG GACTCTTCCACAAAGAAAAGCCGAGGAAGGCAACGACAAAGGCAACGGTTGAAGAAAAAG AAAAAGGATACCTCTGAGGTATCGAGCTCTGCAAAGCTGAGAGATAACCGCGccaagaggaggaagaaaaatGTGAACTGA
- the LOC141610330 gene encoding DNA ligase 6 isoform X2, whose product MSPQTLTLNTADLYLRSQKSPIQFQSPLPQIPSDFPISKLIPKTRFIIDGFRNAGDFSLSYFLSHFHSDHYTGLTSTWHHGIVFCSEITGNLVSDVLGVSSDFIVKLPVNVTVIIDDCEVTLIDANHCPGAVQFLFKVPVNGGKFEKFVHTGDFRFCDDMKLLPVLNDFIGCDSVFLDTTYCNPKFVFPLQNESIDYAVSVIERINGEDRDCRMSVLFLVATYVIGKEKILVEISRRCGCKVYVDSRKMKVLRALGYGDESVFTEDESATNVHVVGWNVLGETWPYFRPNFVKMKEIMIEKGYRRVVGFVPTGWTYEVKKNKFAVRTKDSFEIHLVPYSEHSNYNELREYVKFLKPKRVIPTVDSDVESMDSKHASKMQKHFAGLVDEMANKQEFLMGFLRMSKGKEGCEGGDSAIGAGKFVESDREIGIKPVLCTSGAVHLQNLAMLNENDKKEIIQELRDFLPVWVSDDQRSELLNIYGRNIVDAVSHFYEHETEFHQQSGTSFFEFHEKSGMSFSSCQPNSVVDSPAVESPSFDKCSHTEVKLPLKNLKFPHSKHPVVGSVSPGKRKINAEKNTKKKRKVTSNVETSGIKQSTITKFFSKSNPASLSEKFSSDNNSSDINSGKPYTEEVDQFIQIINGKSSERGYAAKLIKASKGNMDLALDMYYSNSKVDLPSHEVGKDAIIGSLAAEDLDPSHSSQGKDGLEASDRVHESAKESSEKNFMVNYITLPPEQYSPVEHACWKQGRPAPYLHLSRTFELVEGEKGKIKATAMLCNMFRSLLALSPEDVLPAVYLCTNKIAADHENVELNIGGSLISSAIEEACGTNRVKIREMYNTYGDLGDVAQECRQTQSLLLPPPPLLIRDVYLVLRKISVQTGSGSTNRRKSLILGLMRSCREKEMKFLVRTLARNLRIGATMRTILPALAQAVALNSLSSFAKGPVKNSKELLQGLSAVVVDAYNVLPDLGILVPSLMTRGIEFSATTLTMLPGIPIKPMLAKITNGVAKVLKLFQNRAFTCEYKYDGQRAQIHKLDDGSVRIFSRNGDETSKRFPDVVHIIQELCKLSAVSFILDTEVVGIDRMNGHKFLSFQELSTRERGSKVSLATVDKIKVDICVIVFDVMFVNGEKLLACPLRKRRQCMRELFQGEKPGFFEYAQEMTVEAEDARPDCEATVTKINTFLEDSFQSSCEGIMVKSLDVDAAYIASKRADTWLKVKRDYLDGLGDSFDLVPIGAWHGNGRKAGWYSPFLVACYNPDTEEFESVCRVMSGFSDSFYTEMKDFFSEDKILYKRPVYYRTDETPDMWFPAEIVWEIRGADLTVSPVHKAAVGIVHPSRGISMRFPRFVRSLSDRRPEDCSTSTDIADMFNSQTRKMDLTSSH is encoded by the exons ATGTCTCCCCAAACCCTAACTCTTAACACCGCCGACCTCTATCTCCGATCTCAAAAATCCCCAATTCAATTTCAATCTCCTCTTCCCCAAATTCCTTCTGATTTCCCCATTTCCAAGCTAATACCCAAAACTCGCTTCATAATTGATGGCTTCCGAAACGCCGGCGACTTTTCTCTCTCTTATTTCCTCTCTCACTTTCACTCCGATCACTACACCGGTCTCACCTCTACGTGGCACCACGGCATCGTGTTTTGCTCCGAGATTACAGGAAACCTTGTATCCGACGTCCTCGGCGTTTCATCGGACTTTATCGTGAAATTGCCGGTTAATGTTACGGTAATTATCGATGATTGCGAGGTAACTTTAATTGATGCTAATCATTGTCCTGGTGCTGTACAGTTCTTGTTTAAGGTTCCTGTTAATGGCGGGAAATTTGAAAAGTTTGTTCATACTGGTGATTTTAGGTTTTGTGATGATATGAAGTTACTGCCTGTTTTGAATGATTTTATTGGTTGTGATTCCGTTTTCCTTGATACAACCTATTGTAATCCGAAATTTGTCTTTCCGTTGCAAAACGAGTCGATTGATTACGCTGTTAGTGTGATAGAGAGGATTAATGGTGAGGATAGGGATTGTAGGATGAGTGTGTTGTTTTTAGTTGCTACTTATGTTATTGGAAAAGAAAAGATTTTGGTGGAGATTTCGCGGAGATGTGGCTGTAAGGTGTATGTAGATAGTAGGAAGATGAAGGTTTTGAGGGCGTTAGGGTATGGAGATGAGAGTGTGTTTACGGAAGATGAGTCCGCTACTAATGTTCATGTTGTTGGGTGGAATGTGTTGGGTGAGACTTGGCCATATTTTCGTCCTAATTTTGTGAAAATGAAGGAGATTATGATTGAGAAGGGGTATAGGAGGGTTGTGGGATTCGTTCCTACTGGATGGACTTACGAAGTAAAGAAAAACAAGTTTGCTGTTAGGACTAAGGATTCATTTGAGATTCATCTCGTACCTTATAGTGAGCATTCAAACTATAATGAGCTTAGAGAATATGTGAAGTTTTTAAAGCCGAAGCGTGTGATTCCTACAGTTGACTCGGATGTTGAAAGCATGGACAGTAAACATGCGTCAAAGATGCAGAAGCATTTTGCAGGGTTAGTTGATGAAATGGCCAATAAACAAGAGTTTTTAATGGGGTTCCTTCGCATGTCTAAGGGGAAAGAAGGGTGTGAGGGAGGTGATTCCGCTATTGGGGCAGGCAAGTTTGTGGAATCTGATCGTGAAATTGGCATTAAGCCAGTTTTATGTACCTCGGGTGCTGTGCATTTACAAAATTTAGCCATGTTGAATGAGAATGACAAAAAGGAGATTATACAGGAGCTTCGTGATTTTTTACCGGTCTGGGTCTCTGATGATCAGAGGTCAGAGCTTCTTAATATCTATGGTCGAAACATTGTTGATGCCGTGTCTCATTTTTATGAACATGAAACTGAATTTCATCAGCAAAGTGGGACGTCTTTTTTTGAATTTCATGAGAAAAGTGGGATGTCTTTTTCTTCATGCCAACCAAATTCTGTTGTTGACTCTCCAGCAGTTGAAAGTCCTAGCTTTGATAAGTGCAGCCATACTGAAGTGAAGTTACCTTTGAAAAATCTCAAATTTCCCCACTCTAAACATCCAGTTGTCGGCAGCGTTTCACCTGGGAAAAGGAAAATAAATGCTGAGAAAAATACTAAAAAGAAACGCAAAGTTACTTCAAATGTTGAAACAAGTGGCATAAAgcaatcaacaataacaaagttcTTCAGCAAAAGCAACCCTGCCTCTTTATCTGAAAAATTCTCCTCAGACAATAATTCATCTGATATCAATTCTGGTAAGCCTTATACAGAGGAAGTAGACCAGTTTATCCAGATAATCAATGGCAAGAGCTCAGAGAGAGGGTATGCTGCCAAGCTCATCAAAGCGTCAAAAGGAAATATGGACTTGGCACTTGATATGTATTATAGCAACTCTAAAGTGGACCTTCCAAGTCATGAGGTGGGAAAAGATGCCATTATCGGGTCACTAGCAGCGGAAGATTTGGACCCCAGCCACTCTAGTCAAGGGAAAGATGGGCTTGAAGCATCTGACAGAGTTCATGAATCAGCAAAGGAATCATCGGAGAAGAACTTTATGGTCAACTATATTACGCTACCACCAGAGCAGTATTCTCCTGTTGAACATG CTTGCTGGAAGCAGGGTCGACCTGCTCCATATTTACACCTCTCAAGGACTTTTGAACTCGTTGAAGGCGAAAAAGGCAAAATAAAAGCTACGGCTATGCTTTGCAATATGTTTAGAAG TTTGTTGGCTTTGTCTCCTGAGGATGTTCTACCTGCTGTCTATCTCTGCACAAACAAGATCGCTGCTGACCATGAAAACGTG GAACTTAACATTGGTGGGAGTCTAATTTCATCAGCTATTGAAGAAGCATGTGGAACAAATAGAGTTAAGATAAGAGAGATGTACAACACTTATGGTGATCTTG GCGATGTTGCACAAGAGTGCCGTCAAACACAGTCACtacttcttcctcctcctccactTTTGATCCGGGATGTGTACTTGGTGCTTCGAAAAATTAG TGTACAGACAGGAAGTGGTAGCACTAATCGGAGGAAAAGCCTAATTCTGGGACTCATGCGATCTTGCAGAGAGAAGGAGATGAAATTTCTCGTCAGGACCTTG GCAAGGAACTTGAGAATTGGTGCCACAATGAGGACCATTCTTCCGGCTTTGGCTCAAGCAGTTGCTTTGAACTCCCTTTCAAGTTTTGCTAAAGGACCTGTCAAAAACTCCAAGGAATTACTCCAG GGTCTCTCTGCCGTTGTTGTTGACGCTTATAATGTTCTTCCTGATTTG ggtattttggtgccTTCTCTTATGACTAGAGGCATAGAATTTTCAGCGACTACATTGACGATGCTACCTGGTATTCCAATCAAGCCTATGCTTGCTAA AATAACTAATGGGGTTGCAAAAGTGTTGAAGCTGTTTCAGAATAGAGCGTTTACCTGTGAGTATAA ATATGATGGCCAACGTGCCCAAATTCACAAACTTGATGATGGTTCTGTGCGCATCTTTTCAAGAAATGGGGACGAAACATCTAAAAGGTTCCCAGATGTGGTACATATTATCCAGGAATTATGTAAACTGTCTGCAGTATCTTTTATCTTAGATACGGAG GTTGTTGGAATTGATCGCATGAACGGGCACAAATTCTTATCTTTCCAAGAATTATCTACTCGAGAGAGAGGCAGTAAAGTATCGTTGGCGACAGTGGATAAAATAAAG GTTGATATTTGTGTCATTGTGTTTGATGTCATGTTTGTCAACGGAGAAAA GCTGCTGGCTTGCCCTCTCCGGAAACGACGGCAAT GTATGAGAGAGCTCTTTCAAGGTGAAAAACCAGGTTTCTTTGAGTACGCACAGGAAATGACG GTAGAAGCAGAAGATGCTCGTCCAGATTGTGAAGCGACTGTAACAAAGATTAATACTTTTCTTGAAGATTCATTTCAATCCTCCTGTGAAGGAATTATGGTTAAATCATTGGATGTTGATGCTGCCTATATTGCTTCAAAACGTGCTGACACGTGGCTAAAG GTGAAGCGAGATTATCTTGATGGCCTAGGCGACTCCTTTGATTTAGTTCCTATTGGTGCTTGGCATGGCAATGGGAGAAAAGCCGGATG GTATAGCCCTTTCCTTGTGGCATGTTATAATCCTGATACAGAGGAGTTTGAAAGTGTGTGCCGTGTTATGTCAGGGTTCTCCGATTCTTTTTACACAGAG ATGAAAGACTTCTTCTCTGAAGACAAGATCTTATACAAGAGGCCTGTGTATTATAGAACAGATGAAACTCCTGATATGTGGTTTCCAGCTGAAATAGTGTGGGAGATAAGAGGTGCAGACCTGACGGTGTCACCTGTTCACAAAGCTGCTGTTGGAATTGTTCATCCTTCCCGAGGCATATCTATGCGGTTCCCGAGATTTGTCCGTTCTCTCTCAGACAGACGACCGGAAGACTGCAGTACATCTACAGATATTGCTGATATGTTTAATTCTCAAACTCGGAAAATGGATCTAACTAGCAGTCATTAA
- the LOC141610330 gene encoding DNA ligase 6 isoform X1, which yields MSPQTLTLNTADLYLRSQKSPIQFQSPLPQIPSDFPISKLIPKTRFIIDGFRNAGDFSLSYFLSHFHSDHYTGLTSTWHHGIVFCSEITGNLVSDVLGVSSDFIVKLPVNVTVIIDDCEVTLIDANHCPGAVQFLFKVPVNGGKFEKFVHTGDFRFCDDMKLLPVLNDFIGCDSVFLDTTYCNPKFVFPLQNESIDYAVSVIERINGEDRDCRMSVLFLVATYVIGKEKILVEISRRCGCKVYVDSRKMKVLRALGYGDESVFTEDESATNVHVVGWNVLGETWPYFRPNFVKMKEIMIEKGYRRVVGFVPTGWTYEVKKNKFAVRTKDSFEIHLVPYSEHSNYNELREYVKFLKPKRVIPTVDSDVESMDSKHASKMQKHFAGLVDEMANKQEFLMGFLRMSKGKEGCEGGDSAIGAGKFVESDREIGIKPVLCTSGAVHLQNLAMLNENDKKEIIQELRDFLPVWVSDDQRSELLNIYGRNIVDAVSHFYEHETEFHQQSGTSFFEFHEKSGMSFSSCQPNSVVDSPAVESPSFDKCSHTEVKLPLKNLKFPHSKHPVVGSVSPGKRKINAEKNTKKKRKVTSNVETSGIKQSTITKFFSKSNPASLSEKFSSDNNSSDINSGKPYTEEVDQFIQIINGKSSERGYAAKLIKASKGNMDLALDMYYSNSKVDLPSHEVGKDAIIGSLAAEDLDPSHSSQGKDGLEASDRVHESAKESSEKNFMVNYITLPPEQYSPVEHACWKQGRPAPYLHLSRTFELVEGEKGKIKATAMLCNMFRRFSAILLALSPEDVLPAVYLCTNKIAADHENVELNIGGSLISSAIEEACGTNRVKIREMYNTYGDLGDVAQECRQTQSLLLPPPPLLIRDVYLVLRKISVQTGSGSTNRRKSLILGLMRSCREKEMKFLVRTLARNLRIGATMRTILPALAQAVALNSLSSFAKGPVKNSKELLQGLSAVVVDAYNVLPDLGILVPSLMTRGIEFSATTLTMLPGIPIKPMLAKITNGVAKVLKLFQNRAFTCEYKYDGQRAQIHKLDDGSVRIFSRNGDETSKRFPDVVHIIQELCKLSAVSFILDTEVVGIDRMNGHKFLSFQELSTRERGSKVSLATVDKIKVDICVIVFDVMFVNGEKLLACPLRKRRQCMRELFQGEKPGFFEYAQEMTVEAEDARPDCEATVTKINTFLEDSFQSSCEGIMVKSLDVDAAYIASKRADTWLKVKRDYLDGLGDSFDLVPIGAWHGNGRKAGWYSPFLVACYNPDTEEFESVCRVMSGFSDSFYTEMKDFFSEDKILYKRPVYYRTDETPDMWFPAEIVWEIRGADLTVSPVHKAAVGIVHPSRGISMRFPRFVRSLSDRRPEDCSTSTDIADMFNSQTRKMDLTSSH from the exons ATGTCTCCCCAAACCCTAACTCTTAACACCGCCGACCTCTATCTCCGATCTCAAAAATCCCCAATTCAATTTCAATCTCCTCTTCCCCAAATTCCTTCTGATTTCCCCATTTCCAAGCTAATACCCAAAACTCGCTTCATAATTGATGGCTTCCGAAACGCCGGCGACTTTTCTCTCTCTTATTTCCTCTCTCACTTTCACTCCGATCACTACACCGGTCTCACCTCTACGTGGCACCACGGCATCGTGTTTTGCTCCGAGATTACAGGAAACCTTGTATCCGACGTCCTCGGCGTTTCATCGGACTTTATCGTGAAATTGCCGGTTAATGTTACGGTAATTATCGATGATTGCGAGGTAACTTTAATTGATGCTAATCATTGTCCTGGTGCTGTACAGTTCTTGTTTAAGGTTCCTGTTAATGGCGGGAAATTTGAAAAGTTTGTTCATACTGGTGATTTTAGGTTTTGTGATGATATGAAGTTACTGCCTGTTTTGAATGATTTTATTGGTTGTGATTCCGTTTTCCTTGATACAACCTATTGTAATCCGAAATTTGTCTTTCCGTTGCAAAACGAGTCGATTGATTACGCTGTTAGTGTGATAGAGAGGATTAATGGTGAGGATAGGGATTGTAGGATGAGTGTGTTGTTTTTAGTTGCTACTTATGTTATTGGAAAAGAAAAGATTTTGGTGGAGATTTCGCGGAGATGTGGCTGTAAGGTGTATGTAGATAGTAGGAAGATGAAGGTTTTGAGGGCGTTAGGGTATGGAGATGAGAGTGTGTTTACGGAAGATGAGTCCGCTACTAATGTTCATGTTGTTGGGTGGAATGTGTTGGGTGAGACTTGGCCATATTTTCGTCCTAATTTTGTGAAAATGAAGGAGATTATGATTGAGAAGGGGTATAGGAGGGTTGTGGGATTCGTTCCTACTGGATGGACTTACGAAGTAAAGAAAAACAAGTTTGCTGTTAGGACTAAGGATTCATTTGAGATTCATCTCGTACCTTATAGTGAGCATTCAAACTATAATGAGCTTAGAGAATATGTGAAGTTTTTAAAGCCGAAGCGTGTGATTCCTACAGTTGACTCGGATGTTGAAAGCATGGACAGTAAACATGCGTCAAAGATGCAGAAGCATTTTGCAGGGTTAGTTGATGAAATGGCCAATAAACAAGAGTTTTTAATGGGGTTCCTTCGCATGTCTAAGGGGAAAGAAGGGTGTGAGGGAGGTGATTCCGCTATTGGGGCAGGCAAGTTTGTGGAATCTGATCGTGAAATTGGCATTAAGCCAGTTTTATGTACCTCGGGTGCTGTGCATTTACAAAATTTAGCCATGTTGAATGAGAATGACAAAAAGGAGATTATACAGGAGCTTCGTGATTTTTTACCGGTCTGGGTCTCTGATGATCAGAGGTCAGAGCTTCTTAATATCTATGGTCGAAACATTGTTGATGCCGTGTCTCATTTTTATGAACATGAAACTGAATTTCATCAGCAAAGTGGGACGTCTTTTTTTGAATTTCATGAGAAAAGTGGGATGTCTTTTTCTTCATGCCAACCAAATTCTGTTGTTGACTCTCCAGCAGTTGAAAGTCCTAGCTTTGATAAGTGCAGCCATACTGAAGTGAAGTTACCTTTGAAAAATCTCAAATTTCCCCACTCTAAACATCCAGTTGTCGGCAGCGTTTCACCTGGGAAAAGGAAAATAAATGCTGAGAAAAATACTAAAAAGAAACGCAAAGTTACTTCAAATGTTGAAACAAGTGGCATAAAgcaatcaacaataacaaagttcTTCAGCAAAAGCAACCCTGCCTCTTTATCTGAAAAATTCTCCTCAGACAATAATTCATCTGATATCAATTCTGGTAAGCCTTATACAGAGGAAGTAGACCAGTTTATCCAGATAATCAATGGCAAGAGCTCAGAGAGAGGGTATGCTGCCAAGCTCATCAAAGCGTCAAAAGGAAATATGGACTTGGCACTTGATATGTATTATAGCAACTCTAAAGTGGACCTTCCAAGTCATGAGGTGGGAAAAGATGCCATTATCGGGTCACTAGCAGCGGAAGATTTGGACCCCAGCCACTCTAGTCAAGGGAAAGATGGGCTTGAAGCATCTGACAGAGTTCATGAATCAGCAAAGGAATCATCGGAGAAGAACTTTATGGTCAACTATATTACGCTACCACCAGAGCAGTATTCTCCTGTTGAACATG CTTGCTGGAAGCAGGGTCGACCTGCTCCATATTTACACCTCTCAAGGACTTTTGAACTCGTTGAAGGCGAAAAAGGCAAAATAAAAGCTACGGCTATGCTTTGCAATATGTTTAGAAGGTTTTCCGCTAT TTTGTTGGCTTTGTCTCCTGAGGATGTTCTACCTGCTGTCTATCTCTGCACAAACAAGATCGCTGCTGACCATGAAAACGTG GAACTTAACATTGGTGGGAGTCTAATTTCATCAGCTATTGAAGAAGCATGTGGAACAAATAGAGTTAAGATAAGAGAGATGTACAACACTTATGGTGATCTTG GCGATGTTGCACAAGAGTGCCGTCAAACACAGTCACtacttcttcctcctcctccactTTTGATCCGGGATGTGTACTTGGTGCTTCGAAAAATTAG TGTACAGACAGGAAGTGGTAGCACTAATCGGAGGAAAAGCCTAATTCTGGGACTCATGCGATCTTGCAGAGAGAAGGAGATGAAATTTCTCGTCAGGACCTTG GCAAGGAACTTGAGAATTGGTGCCACAATGAGGACCATTCTTCCGGCTTTGGCTCAAGCAGTTGCTTTGAACTCCCTTTCAAGTTTTGCTAAAGGACCTGTCAAAAACTCCAAGGAATTACTCCAG GGTCTCTCTGCCGTTGTTGTTGACGCTTATAATGTTCTTCCTGATTTG ggtattttggtgccTTCTCTTATGACTAGAGGCATAGAATTTTCAGCGACTACATTGACGATGCTACCTGGTATTCCAATCAAGCCTATGCTTGCTAA AATAACTAATGGGGTTGCAAAAGTGTTGAAGCTGTTTCAGAATAGAGCGTTTACCTGTGAGTATAA ATATGATGGCCAACGTGCCCAAATTCACAAACTTGATGATGGTTCTGTGCGCATCTTTTCAAGAAATGGGGACGAAACATCTAAAAGGTTCCCAGATGTGGTACATATTATCCAGGAATTATGTAAACTGTCTGCAGTATCTTTTATCTTAGATACGGAG GTTGTTGGAATTGATCGCATGAACGGGCACAAATTCTTATCTTTCCAAGAATTATCTACTCGAGAGAGAGGCAGTAAAGTATCGTTGGCGACAGTGGATAAAATAAAG GTTGATATTTGTGTCATTGTGTTTGATGTCATGTTTGTCAACGGAGAAAA GCTGCTGGCTTGCCCTCTCCGGAAACGACGGCAAT GTATGAGAGAGCTCTTTCAAGGTGAAAAACCAGGTTTCTTTGAGTACGCACAGGAAATGACG GTAGAAGCAGAAGATGCTCGTCCAGATTGTGAAGCGACTGTAACAAAGATTAATACTTTTCTTGAAGATTCATTTCAATCCTCCTGTGAAGGAATTATGGTTAAATCATTGGATGTTGATGCTGCCTATATTGCTTCAAAACGTGCTGACACGTGGCTAAAG GTGAAGCGAGATTATCTTGATGGCCTAGGCGACTCCTTTGATTTAGTTCCTATTGGTGCTTGGCATGGCAATGGGAGAAAAGCCGGATG GTATAGCCCTTTCCTTGTGGCATGTTATAATCCTGATACAGAGGAGTTTGAAAGTGTGTGCCGTGTTATGTCAGGGTTCTCCGATTCTTTTTACACAGAG ATGAAAGACTTCTTCTCTGAAGACAAGATCTTATACAAGAGGCCTGTGTATTATAGAACAGATGAAACTCCTGATATGTGGTTTCCAGCTGAAATAGTGTGGGAGATAAGAGGTGCAGACCTGACGGTGTCACCTGTTCACAAAGCTGCTGTTGGAATTGTTCATCCTTCCCGAGGCATATCTATGCGGTTCCCGAGATTTGTCCGTTCTCTCTCAGACAGACGACCGGAAGACTGCAGTACATCTACAGATATTGCTGATATGTTTAATTCTCAAACTCGGAAAATGGATCTAACTAGCAGTCATTAA